A section of the Pogoniulus pusillus isolate bPogPus1 chromosome 3, bPogPus1.pri, whole genome shotgun sequence genome encodes:
- the CCDC122 gene encoding coiled-coil domain-containing protein 122 — protein sequence MAKKNPPSLIEVVKQVAEQQHSQASEFEKNKTVLFQLQAKFQELEKEMDSILLEIKKTERDISLQDDAIELTKHHCKNLEVQVRGLYSEISKLRHDAETVQEEFEMTFARNNEYRQKIKAHKHLFWEMESKMSAMIELNKKKAVVKELKTKKEELMRDLQNPEGTVTKQVQEEIALLKSEITTLKELINKKTDLLEEERKMHAKLKKEIEVQNKRYNAILKRLHCQLNKLHSDKRQWQWNIQQLEKKATELRRCLEVVELQSRM from the exons ATGGCCAAGAAAAATCCACCATCACTAATTGAAGTTGTAAAACAagttgcagagcagcagcattcaCAAGCATCAGAgtttgaaaaaaacaaaacagttctgtTTCAATTGCAG gcaAAGTTTCAAGAACTAGAAAAAGAAATGGATTCCATTCTGTTAGAAattaagaaaacagaaagggatATATCTCTGCAAGACGATGCCATAGAGCTGACAAAACATCACTGTAAAAATCTGGAGGTGCAAGTCAGAGGCCTATATTCTGAAATTTCAAAGCTGAGGCATGATGCAGAAACAGTACAAGAAGAATTTGAGATGACATTTGCAAGAAACAATGAGTATAGGCAAAAAATAAAGGCTCACAAACATCTCTTTTGGGAGATGGAAAGTAAAATGTCAGCTATGATTGAGCTCAATAAAAAGAAAGCTGTTGTTAAAGAATTAAAGACAAAGAAAGAGGAGTTGATGCGTGATCTCCAGAATCCAGAGGGAACAGTTACAAAACAAGTTCAG GAGGAAATTGCACTTTTAAAAAGTGAAATCACAACACTGAAAGAGCTCATCAATAAAAAAACAGATTTgctggaggaagaaagaaaaatgcatgCTAAGCTTAAAAAAGAAATTGAG GTGCAGAATAAAAGATACAATGCCATTCTAAAACGTTTGCATTGCCAACTGAACAAACTCCATTCAGATAAAAGACAATGGCAGTGGAACAttcagcagctggagaagaaggCGACAGAGCTAAGGAGGTGTCTTGAGGTAGTGGAATTACAAAGTAGGATGTAA